GATAGCGGTGAAGATCATTCGCGTTAGAGTTCCTGCACCGGAGGAGTAAATCACTTCTTTAACTATAGTGTTTCGTGACCTTCTTCCATTTTTTTTCCGTATCTTCTAGATAATCTTGGATCTCCGAGTAAGATCTTTTCCCATCCAGATAATCCAAAAGGAACTGATCTCCAACCAAAAGTTGGATCGCGGGTAGATCGGATCTGAATTCATAAGGTCCTTGTAGGAATGTAAACTTATCAGGATAAAATTCTCTCAATGTGCGAATAAGTAATAACCCGAACAATAAGCTATGGAATTTTTTAGGTTTATCTAATAGGATTTGATAACCTCCGCATACTTCTCCTGCATGTTTATGGAAGGTAGGAATAAACTTCAAAGGCCTGAGCCTAAAAATCCCTTTTTGTTTCTCTTCTAATTTTTCTAAAAGTGATCTGTCCAGATCATTGATATATGGAGCGCCGAATGTTTCGAATGGACGAGTAGTCCCTCTTCCTTCCGAAAGATTCGTTCCTTCTAAAAGACAAAGCCCGGCATAAACATAACAAGTTGTTTGAGCAGGAATATTGGGAGAAGGTGGAACCCATAAAAACTCGGAACTCTTTTTTGGATATAGATCCAATCTATAAAGCTCCAGATCCAAATTAAACTTGTCCTTATAATATTCGAGAAGGCCCGCGGCAGAGAGGCCATGTCGGTGCAGTGTACCTTCTACCCCGACGAATGAAGAAAATTTTTTATCTAAAGGGGATCCTTCTATCTTAGAGCCCGCAGGATTTTTTGCATTCGATACTAAAATTTTAGGTCTTGGTCTTCCCTTTTTGGCGAGCCTATCTGCAGCTTGCATCGCATATAAAGCGGTGGTCAAAAATGTATAATAACGGGCGCCCACATCTCTGATATCTATGATCAGGGTGTCCAGATCCGATAGAATATCTTCTGCGGGAGCGAGACTTTCCTCATTATCTCCGTACAAATTTAGGACTTGAGTTTCTCCAAGATCATAGATGAGTCCGCTTCCTGAGACCTGGTCTTGCAGCTCAGCAAAAAGTCCATGCTCGGGCAAAAATAGTTTTTTGAGTCCGTACTCTTTTTGGATGATCCGGAAATGATAATCGCCCTTCCAACCGTATGCGCTCTGATTGGTGATCATACCGATGGATTTTGCATCGGAGAGAATTCTGCTTTTTTTCATTTTCTAAAGAGGTTATTTCCGGGAAAGTGCAGGAGTCAAGCAGACTAGGAACGCCTTAGTCTTGGAAATCTTTTGCCTTATCCCCAAGGTCCTTTTTAGAGAATCCTTTAAAAAAGAGTTTCCATTCTTAGGGAAGGATAGTTTTCTTCTTAATTTGCCCCAACAGCGATCGTATGGCATTAGATACTAGCATACCAAATCAAAAAGTAACAATAAAAGCCGGGACGGTTTTATTTCCGGAAGGAAGCGCCGCAAATTCTCTCAACGTATTGCATAGTGGAGCCTTACGTTATTTGGTAGAAGCTCCCGGTGGAAGAAAACTGGAGTTATTCAAAATTTCAGGAGCAAATTTAACTCCCGGTGCATCCGCTCTTTTTGGCAGCGGACGTTATCCTTTTACAATTGTCGCGGAACAAGACTGCGTGCTCTCCACGTATGTTATGTCCCAGGCTACTGTGGGTCGTTCTCTCGCGGCCAGAAGTTCTTTAGGGATCATGGTAGGCCGTTCTCTTTTAAGAGAGATCACAGAATCTTTCAAAAAAGTGAACCAACTTAGAAAGATCGCTTCCGATATGGGAAAGACAAATGATAATCTTTCTCTTTTGTATTATCAATTCAATCCAAGTGTTTTTCCGGATATCAAACCGGGTCAGCCTATCGCAGATCCAAGTTCCGAAATTGTGGATCCCGTCTTAAGACTTGCTCGTGAAAATTTAAAACATTATTTCGATAACGGCGGGATCCTTCCGGAAAGACCGACTGCAAATTACGTAGAAGAAGATCATTCCCAACTTCTGGTTAAATATTATCCGGAAGAAATCGAATTCCAAGACGGAGAATTCAATTTTGTTCGTAAGATAATCTTAGCGGACCCGAATCTTCTCGCACAATTATTCGCTCCCGATCCAAGTATGGTTTCCTATGTCTGCGATAAACTCGGAAGAGTGCAGAACAATATTACGGAAAACGCAAAAGGTATATTAGAAGAATTAGATGAAAACTTCTCTCTTCTTTTAGGCGGTGTCGAAAGCCTTACCGAAAAATATTTCCTGATCCTGGACATGGCTGCAAACGGTTATGCGACCGCTCCTCCTGAATTCGTGGTCCCTATCTTACAAGTAGTTTCCCAAAAGATAGAAAGAGCGCTTGCGGGCCATCAGGCAATTTTCGGTTCAGCGATACCAAGTCCTTCTCCGAATATTAAACCGTTTATAGAAAAGACTGTAGGACTTGCTAAAAAATTCGAAGCTTCTAATCCGACTGCAAAAGCAGCATCTAATGGAAGCGGGATCTCTGTGGATAGTTCCGCGGATGCGACTGCAATCCGAAAAGAATTGGCAAATTCCGCATCTAGCATCATCCAATTCTCCGGTTTAGGCGGAGACGCGATCAAAGAGTTTTCCGCGATGATGGTAAAACTCAAGTCCTTAAAGAATCCTCTGGATTCAGACAACGACACTCGTAAACTACGAAGGTCCATTACAAAAACCTACTTCGATATTTACGCAGCATGTTTCCAAAAGTACGTCAACTCAGGTAAAAATGTCCCTAAACCGGTGGACCTGATGTTGAAATACGGTTTCTTCGACGAAACAATGCTGGATGATTCCCAGTTAGTGTTCATGTCCACATTCAAGGACGCGATCACTTCCGTTTCGGATATTCCGATCCATTATGGAACGGAATGGTTGGAAAGAATTTATAAAAGAGAATGCCCTACTTCTCTCGACGAACTCGGTCAGAACTTCTTCGACAAGGTCAAGATGGACAACCGAAACGCCGTTTTCAAAAAAGAATCGGATCTTCCTCCGGACATAGACAATCCGGAAGCAAGATTAAAATTCGAATTCGGTGCGATGTACGAGGCGAACGTTAGACTCACCACAGGTTCCTTGGCGACCTACCTTCCTATCCTAACCAAGTACCATTCTCAGATCCCTCTTGGTAAAGCATACGTTACCAAAAAAATGCTTACCGATACGATCCACGATATTATGGCAGTCGACTTCTCTGTATTCAACAGAGAAGTGATCTATAATAATCCGGAGATGGGAATTAATAAGGAATTCGTTCAAAGAGCGATCGTTCCTGATTTCGTGATCGTTCCATCTATCGGAAGCAAGATCATGATGTGGCAGGAACTTTCTATCCACAGAGGTTCCGGCTCTAAAGAAAGTAGAGGAAGGATCGTTCTTCCTATTTTCGTACAAGGAGATCTAAAATCTCTTTTGATAGATGCATTTGCAGCATTCCGCTGGGAACTTTGTAAAACGATTTTAGGACCTGAATGGAATAACGTAGGAAATCCATCCATCACTGCTGACTATATGGACTATGTTCAGTTCTATAAAAAGAACAAAGATCTTTCTATAGAGATCAAAGAAAAGTTGGCTGCAGAATTCAAACGTTTCCGGAACGAAAGGGATATATTTGCAAACGATTACCAGCTTTGGATCAAGTACGAAGCGGAAGGTGTGCAAAGATTAAACCGAGTAGTCCGAGGGATTTTCTATCGTCATATTCCTTTCGCAAGGACCATCCGAGAGAAGGTTTCCAAAATGCCTGCATTCGGTGAGATCAATAATAGGTTTGTGAATATTCGAACTCGTAAGTTTACAGAGTTGGAAAACAGATACAAAAAGTACATCAACGCGTTAGGTAGTCTTCCGGATCCACTGCGCGAAAATATGGAATTCTATAGAGTTTAATCGCATCGCTGTCGTGTTAGAGTTCCTGTATCATACAATTACGAACTTATTTCATTATATTACGATTCATCAACAATCCTAGGTTTCGATTTCATAATTGGAACTAAGTCTGGAATAGACTATCCAATCCGATTTTTCAATTTGGGAAACGAATCGAAAAATCGAATGAGTCGAAAAACTAAAATCCTATTAGTCTTTGTATCTTGTATTCTTGGCTTTTTATTTATAGATCGTTTCTTATTCCAAAGCCTGCTCTTTTCAGTTCCGAATGAGATGGAATGGGATACTTCTCCTTGGTATAATTTTTTAAGAAAAAGAAAAGAGATCCGCTTTTCGGAAAAAGAAAACGGAGTATTACTTTTAGGAAGTAGCATCGCATTATACTCCGTATTGCCTGATGTATTCTCAAATAAAGTAAACCGAACATTACCGGATACTGAGAAGATCAGAACTGAATTCTATTCCCATCCATCGCTTACGCCTTCCGATTTTTATTATTATAAAGAAGACATCGCTTCTAAAAAACCGAAGGCAGTAGTCTATCTGATCAATCCTGCGGACTTTCAATTGGAATTTCTAAAAGAAACCGTTGAAGGAATAGAATATGACGAAAAAGGATTTTTAGAAGAATCCATTCGGATTAGGCACCAAAATAGATTATTATATCCGGATCTATTTTTAGAAGATCATTGGAAAGAGATCTACGACCTAGATAAATCCCAACTGGAATCGTTTGTTTCTAAATTGATCTCTTATGGGGTCAGATACAGAAGTTTCTTTTATGATCCGGTCATGGCCTGGTACATGCATCGTTTCAGATGGGGACGCTCTTATCATTATTATACGGGGGTAATTCCTAAAGAAGGGATCTATCTAAGAGGCTGGGTAAAACCGGAATTCGAGATTGATTGTGAAATTTCAGGGAACCAATGGAGAGAAAGTATATTCATCCAAAATCCCGGAACAAATCTGAAAATTTATAAAACTTCTCCAAAAGAAGAACTCTTATTCGATAAAACATATGCGAAGAAGGGCTGGTATTATCTAGAACTGACCTTCTCCGAAAAATTAGAAAAACTAAAACTCAAATTCCAATCGGATAAACCTGTATCGTCTTTAGCAGTGGATTATAGGATCTTTGGAACGGAAGAAATTTACGGAATACGTCTTTCCCAAAACTTTTGCAGATCCGAATTTAGAGAGAATTTATCTTATATTCGGATCCCAGGTATAGACGATTCCAGATTAGAGTCCATGGCTTCCGACCAATATGATAAGGATTATGATCTGCGAATTTACAGAAAAAATGACGAAGAAAATGTTCTAAACAGATTCAAAAAGATCAAGAATGCAAAAGTATTGCTTTCAAAACAAAAATCTTTTGTTTCCTGGTCCCAAATGAAATATCTAAACGAAGGGATCCGTTATTTATCAGAACGAAATATCCCAGTATTACTGATCAATTCTCCTGAAAACCCTAAGGAAAAATCGGTTTATTCCAATAGTCCATGGTACTTCGGATATTTGGAATTTTTGGAAAAAATATCCGAAGTAAAATATGGATTTTTAGATGCGAGCGATCTATTCGATCGCAAGCAACATTTTATGGATCCTCATCATCTTACTTATTCTTCGTCGGTGAAAGCCAGTGAAAAATTTGCAGATTGGTTTAGTCGGTATTATAGATCAGGATTTTTTCATAAACCTTAGATATAAACGGATAGATAAACCTTTCAAAAGATAGAATATTCTTTTTCCGTAAATCCCAAATATGATCCCGAACAGCAAGGACAAGACTAAAGAGATCCGCGGGTTCTGTTCGAATTGTTTTACCACACTATATTCCCATTTTTCAAGACCCTGGAATCTAACTGAATCTTCCGAAAGTTCC
This is a stretch of genomic DNA from Leptospira dzoumogneensis. It encodes these proteins:
- a CDS encoding DUF1343 domain-containing protein, whose protein sequence is MKKSRILSDAKSIGMITNQSAYGWKGDYHFRIIQKEYGLKKLFLPEHGLFAELQDQVSGSGLIYDLGETQVLNLYGDNEESLAPAEDILSDLDTLIIDIRDVGARYYTFLTTALYAMQAADRLAKKGRPRPKILVSNAKNPAGSKIEGSPLDKKFSSFVGVEGTLHRHGLSAAGLLEYYKDKFNLDLELYRLDLYPKKSSEFLWVPPSPNIPAQTTCYVYAGLCLLEGTNLSEGRGTTRPFETFGAPYINDLDRSLLEKLEEKQKGIFRLRPLKFIPTFHKHAGEVCGGYQILLDKPKKFHSLLFGLLLIRTLREFYPDKFTFLQGPYEFRSDLPAIQLLVGDQFLLDYLDGKRSYSEIQDYLEDTEKKWKKVTKHYS
- a CDS encoding Crp/Fnr family transcriptional regulator, translated to MALDTSIPNQKVTIKAGTVLFPEGSAANSLNVLHSGALRYLVEAPGGRKLELFKISGANLTPGASALFGSGRYPFTIVAEQDCVLSTYVMSQATVGRSLAARSSLGIMVGRSLLREITESFKKVNQLRKIASDMGKTNDNLSLLYYQFNPSVFPDIKPGQPIADPSSEIVDPVLRLARENLKHYFDNGGILPERPTANYVEEDHSQLLVKYYPEEIEFQDGEFNFVRKIILADPNLLAQLFAPDPSMVSYVCDKLGRVQNNITENAKGILEELDENFSLLLGGVESLTEKYFLILDMAANGYATAPPEFVVPILQVVSQKIERALAGHQAIFGSAIPSPSPNIKPFIEKTVGLAKKFEASNPTAKAASNGSGISVDSSADATAIRKELANSASSIIQFSGLGGDAIKEFSAMMVKLKSLKNPLDSDNDTRKLRRSITKTYFDIYAACFQKYVNSGKNVPKPVDLMLKYGFFDETMLDDSQLVFMSTFKDAITSVSDIPIHYGTEWLERIYKRECPTSLDELGQNFFDKVKMDNRNAVFKKESDLPPDIDNPEARLKFEFGAMYEANVRLTTGSLATYLPILTKYHSQIPLGKAYVTKKMLTDTIHDIMAVDFSVFNREVIYNNPEMGINKEFVQRAIVPDFVIVPSIGSKIMMWQELSIHRGSGSKESRGRIVLPIFVQGDLKSLLIDAFAAFRWELCKTILGPEWNNVGNPSITADYMDYVQFYKKNKDLSIEIKEKLAAEFKRFRNERDIFANDYQLWIKYEAEGVQRLNRVVRGIFYRHIPFARTIREKVSKMPAFGEINNRFVNIRTRKFTELENRYKKYINALGSLPDPLRENMEFYRV